The nucleotide window TCTCTGGTGCATCCTCTTTTCGATTGTGCATATTTTGACGTTGACGAAGATGAGGTGTCTTTGTCGAGACAAAGACGTCTCGTCTTCATCAACGACAACTaatgttaaattcaaatcgagcccgtttaagctcaagctcgagctcagcttaAACAAACCTGAAAACAAGTCAGCCCTATACAAGCTCGCTCAAGCTCGAACTACTCGCCaaatttactaattaaaaaattttaatataaaatgacatcgtttcgattaatatgtattaaaacgacatcgttttaataacaaaatagttaaaaatttgagCTGGAAATGAAccgaattgaatttgagtttagcttCTATGAGTGCGAcgagtttaaactcaagttcTATCATATACAAATCGAGTCGAGCTCTAGTTTggctcagtttgaatctaaccctaacaAATATGCCACATGGTGTTGGAAGATGCACGATCAGAAGGAAGAGACACCAGAGAGAAAGAGTAAGTGCAAAAATggatttgaaagtttggaaaccctaggggggaaaacacagtttttgaaaacttgggttagggaaaaaatgatatgaataatagactcaattaattttaatgatctatgggtaggtaaataaaattttcaaagttaactgtaaaaactaaaaagttgagcatattttgggtgggacatagttctttggccaaaaatatatataaactgattTTTCTGTCATGTCATGTCATTTCATTTAATGCGGATAAAAATTTGGCTTTCAAGCAAACGTGGGTGGAAAATGGTCTTTTGGGCGGTTGGGCTTGCTCCAATCTCTGCTTGCTGGAAAAAAGTCGGTTTCCATCGTGTATCACAACTCTCCTCTGCTGTTTTTTTTGCGGCAAATTTTCCAGCAGTCTCCTCTGCTGCCTTGTCTCCAAAGCTTCCAGGTTGCTGCTCCAAGGTTCTTTggcataaaaaatattagtttgcaTTATTTTGAGCCATGGTTTAGTGACAAAGTGTTTCATTggcttatatataaaattctgtATAGTCTGTTGTTTTTGGACAAACTTGATGTTTCCTTACTCTTCTagtcttattttctttttgcctCTCTTGAGCTCCACCTTTGAAGAGATTTTGATAGAAGTTCAAGAGATGTGATTTCAAGTTGTAGtggttttgaattttatctttgttttttttcttgttgtctTGCCTGTTGATAAGACAAGCTTAGGTGGGTATatggtttttcctttttcattactaattttttgcttaacaaaaaataataataataataataacgtACAAGTGtttattttcaaagtttcaTTAAAACGATATAAGATGTCATTTTTTCAAGGTCGAATggctattttccatccaaaatttGATGCAAGCATACTTTTTATCCATTACCTAtacaaaatccaaatatttattcatctatcaaatttaattattattatcaaaaataaaattattatttaaaaattttatttaaattcatattttaagatTACTCTAAAgttttacaatatttatttttatctcataatttcatatttttcaaatttaaaacctatcttttttttttttcctaagttTCTTTAAACCCTCATCTTTTTTCCTAATCATTGCCCTACccccaacattttaaaaaatttcaattacaccttaatctttctttttccttctctctTGCGACGATTCATCGTCACTAACAATTGGTCTCTCTCTCCCACCTTGTTTGTTGCTTTCCCTTCTCATTTCAAGTATCTTCATCTCCAACAAAAATGAAGAATCTTTGTTTGAGATGAATACTCATTATCTTTGTCCCAATTCGTTAAAAAAGACTGAAGAGGGAAGGGagagaataagtttttaaatatgaaaaatataaaattagaaggtaaaaaaaatattttaaaactttagagtaatttaaaatataagtttaaacaaaaattttaaataataattttatttttaataataataataaaatttaatagataaatgaatatttaaaattttgataattaatgagTAAAAAATGATTCCTTCCAACTTAGGGTGGGGagtagtcttttggccttttttcaAATGCCTTTCGGAATTGGGAGCAACGAAACAAACAGGGTTTGAAGGCTTGATTTTGAAGCTGAAGCTCCTAAATTGCAGTAGGaaacaactaaaaaatttgGCGGGAAAgggaaataaatttaattgaaatttgaatggcGAACAAGTTGATAAGCGAGATGGGACTGCCAAGATCCATCGCTAACATTTTCGCTGCTCGTAACATCACTACAGCCAAGGTTCTACCATTTCCACTCTCTTCTCTTCACTATTTCACAGCACACTTTATTTGTTTGGATTCAAAGAAAGAAACACTTATATCTAATCATTTCTTTcaatcttcatctttgacaGCTGAATTGTCATcgaaattatgattttttttttcaatgaatataacattaattttgtgtgaattttctttttcttttcaggaTGCCTTATCTTTAACTGAATTCGAGTTAATGGAATTATTAGATGTCGGATTACAAGAAGTAAGATCTGCATTAAAACACATAAGTCAGATTGTCTCTCCGCCATATCAGACTGTGAGTATACATGACCTTGATTCTTTGATATGGTTTTGTGTGGGAGTTAAATcgtctttttaattttaattttaattttattgtacttTTTTATTTAGCCAAACTGTTCAAAATCtttcaatgatttttattttagaacaATAGTATTCAGTATGAGGGACTTCCGTTCTTTGATAATGATGTATAAAAATGTTTTGTGCAAAAGCACATTATGAacaaaattcttattaaatgttTCTCTAGAAAACACAAGGAACTTTTCAGGTGTTTTTCAGTCTATTAAAATGTTATGTAGAATCACCTATCATGGATGTGTTTGCAAGTACTTTCGGAAATTACTTTCCTTGTCTGAAAAAATACCTACGtaatttgcaaaaaaaaaaaaaaaaaaaaaatttaaaacacttTCTTATCTAAACGTTGCTTTTTTGAAGCAAGcacatatcaatttttttttttctcaaactcATAAAAGAGTTTCTTTAGATCTTCGAAAAGCAATGCAACCAAAAACTACAAAATTGATATAATGTTTTCAACTCCTTAAAAGTTTTTATGGCATTAAAATGTTTCCAAAGGttatataaatgtaaaaaatttgtTCAACCAAAAAAGTACTTCTGTAGCCAAGTATTGCAATgtgttttaagttttttctttttaataaagtATGGTGCAGCCTTAATTTTGGTTATAGTTGCATTCATAGGCACTATTGTTGATGGAGCAACATGTTCAAAAGGAGCAATCACAGGGACATCTTCCCACACAGCTGAAAGGACTAGATGCGGCCTTGTGTGGTGGAATACCGTTTGGTGTGTTGACAGAGTTGGTTGGTCCATCTGGGATTGGCAAAACACAAGTAATGAGCAACTCAATTACTTCATTTGTAgatctttcttttgtttctcaTTTGCTATTTGTTTGCTGAGGGAATTTGATACTGGTATATATATGTAGTATTCTCACAAATTGGATTGTGTACGTGGCTATTGTTTGTATAATGGAATAATTCCAGGAAAGTGAGATTATCAATGCCTTATAAAAATCATGTTATTTACATTGCATCTTATTCATATAAGAACCAGAACTTTTACCTGAACTAAAATTTCTTTATCCAGGTTACAGCAGTATCCAACATGTGTTTTTACATTTTAGGGTTCATCTCATAAAGAGATTTGTGTATAAGAACACCTTTCATTGGGCATACATATTCATTATATAGTTACTAACACATTGCTCATCTATTTCACATCACTTCATGCCACATGTGACCTAGGTACTTCATTCATGGTGGGCTATTAACTAGAAGTTGATGCTTTCATGAGAACTTAGAGTTTTCATCAATTAAGGAAAATATGAGGTTAAACACTCTTTTTGATTGTGACCAATGATAACCATATAATCCCTTCATAAGGACATAATTGGTTCAACTCTAAGTTGATTTCAAGACAAAAGGAAggcaaaaagataaaatattttagatgatTAGAAAAGATGTGTTATGAGTTATGTTGGTATTTGATCTCTGTCAACATATATGTGACAGATAAAAGGAAAACTTATAAGTGCTATTAAGGGTGGATTCGAGTCAAACCGAGCTCGAACTGGGATAAGCTTGAATTTGACGCAACTTGAAATAGTTGAGTTCAAGCTTAGGCTTGAGCTCAACGAGCTCTCCTCAAACCAGCTTGATCTTGACTTAGCTTAAAGGGAGCTGAGTTCGAGTTCAGTTACGATATCTAATTGAGTTTAGTTATAGTTTGACTTGATATTGTAGCTAaaccaaaatcaatcaaaacgatattgtttcgatttatatttttgtcaaacgACGTCAATTTGTCATATTTGAACGAGTTTTTTAAAGCTTGCGAGCCTGGCAAATGGCAAGGCAAACATCCCCCAATCCCAAGATTGAACTCAACAAAATGACACCCTTTAgactcgaactcgagctcaccTAAGTTGAGCTTGATCACATTGAGTTGGCAATTGGGTTCAAGCTAGTTCGGTTCAAATCCACCTTCAAGTGTTATGTTTAATGTGGACATACAAAAGTATCTAGATTAGTGTTAGATTGGTgtacaataattttttgtgtaaaattcatttctatttgtttttcattcaataaatgAGAAGATTGTGTTTGTGATGAAGTTGATGATTAATATGATGATGAATTACAGTTCATCATTGGTTTGAGCTTGGGTATACTGTGATTGACATCTTCTTGCCAGTATTGGTAGTATGACCAATGATCATACGATACACCAACTAACACTTCTACCTACTTTGTGAAAGATGCATTTAAGAGTACTCTCTCCTTACACCAATAATGACATTAAAGTTTTCACTATGAATCTTTGGTTGGTTCATTAAATTGCAGTTTTGCTTGAAGCTCTCCTTATTGGCTTCGCTGCCAGCACATTATGGAGGCTTAGGTGGCCATGTAATATATATCGATGTAGAGTCGAAATTTAGTTCAAGAAGGTATATATTGAGTATTCTCTCCTTACACCAACAACGAAATTGAATTGTTTCCCTATGAATCTTTGTAATGAGTTTTAATTTCCTAAGGTTGATAGAAATTGGAGCAAAAAGTTACCCAGAAATATTTCATACAAAAGGAATGGCACAGGAGGTTTGCAGGATGtttttacagtttttttttttatttcaatttattcattGCCTGACTTAAGactaattatttgttaattttatctgTATATAGATGGCTGGGAGGATTCTTGTCTTGCGGCCAACATCACTCTCTGAATTCACAGAGAGGTTAGAACCAACATAACAACTTCATTAAGTTGCACTGAATTTTGTTCAGAACTTAAGTTctgattaaaagaaaaaaatgctgTGTTTTAATTGGATGAAATTATAGTATCATTTGACCAAGGAGTTGTAAAGTAATTGTAAGATTGTTTTCACCAGTGTGCAACAAATTAAAGTTTCACTCCTCCAAAATCAGGTGAAGTTGCTAGTGATTGATAGTATGGCTGCTCTTGTTTCAGGGTAAGTTTTTCTATACTTTCTTGTTCTTGTAAtagaatatatgtataaatgtaAAGTTTTATTCCGAGATGCTGATTtgcaattcaaaattaaaatatgactcTATCCTAATGTTATTCTGAATTATGGAATTCTATGTAAATGCAGACGGTATTTAGTGTGTTATTAAACTTGTATGTTGACAGagaaattcaataataatataacctTAGAATATATATTTGCCTATTCCCTTATAATTTGATGAGGATGGTGACCTTCTTGTACTCTGCAATCTAGCCCGTGGATTCTCCAACCTTTCTTTGTATTTCTAAgtttcacttatttttttctactactagtgtatgtatgtataattacTGGTAAACTCCTGAAAGCAAACTCCAGTGCATGATATTCAGCATGCTAGCCGCCAGGAACCAAAATGCTACAGTTTTTGCCCATGTCAATTTCATCTTGAACATTGCCAAAGATTTCTAGTTTTTCATGGTACTGAGACTACAACAAATATTTCTTCTTAGCGTAGAATGACCATTATTTAAgccttaattaattatatctgGCCCTActttgtattataatttaaaaaattattcattacaTCTTGTTCAGGGAACATGAGCCAGGACCTCTAAGACAGCACCCTTTGGGTTGGCATATTTCCTTCATTAAGTGAGATTCATCTACTTTTAATTGCTAGtgatatttaacttttttgtcAAGTTGATTAGCTTTTCATTTCAAGTGATATTGTCTTGTAATTTCTCTAGGTCACTTGCTGAATTTTCACGAATTCCTATCGTGGTCACAAATCAAGTGCGATCTCAAAGCCATGATGAATCCCGCCAATATTCTTTCCAAGGTGTGATGTTATGATCATATTGTGAAAGTTTCCTACGATTTATTAAACCGATGTAGACTTTTATTTCACAGGGCAGGGCAAAGGAAAAATTGTAGAGGACCCACCTAAACATGATTCTCATCTTGTTGCTGCTTTGGGTATTCATTGGGCTCATGCTGTAACCATCCGTCTTGTGCTTGAAGCCAAATCAGGTTGGCCTAACAATTGTCCTTGCATATAAGCTATGTTG belongs to Mangifera indica cultivar Alphonso chromosome 2, CATAS_Mindica_2.1, whole genome shotgun sequence and includes:
- the LOC123205274 gene encoding DNA repair protein RAD51 homolog 2 isoform X2 encodes the protein MANKLISEMGLPRSIANIFAARNITTAKDALSLTEFELMELLDVGLQEVRSALKHALLLMEQHVQKEQSQGHLPTQLKGLDAALCGGIPFGVLTELVGPSGIGKTQFCLKLSLLASLPAHYGGLGGHVIYIDVESKFSSRRLIEIGAKSYPEIFHTKGMAQEMAGRILVLRPTSLSEFTESVQQIKVSLLQNQVKLLVIDSMAALVSGEHEPGPLRQHPLGWHISFIKSLAEFSRIPIVVTNQVRSQSHDESRQYSFQGQGKGKIVEDPPKHDSHLVAALGIHWAHAVTIRLVLEAKSGQRFMKVAKSPISPPLAFPFNITSSGISLLDDDGTELMGPDINSIHCQGHDDIINSDGGGLH
- the LOC123205274 gene encoding DNA repair protein RAD51 homolog 2 isoform X1; this encodes MANKLISEMGLPRSIANIFAARNITTAKDALSLTEFELMELLDVGLQEVRSALKHISQIVSPPYQTALLLMEQHVQKEQSQGHLPTQLKGLDAALCGGIPFGVLTELVGPSGIGKTQFCLKLSLLASLPAHYGGLGGHVIYIDVESKFSSRRLIEIGAKSYPEIFHTKGMAQEMAGRILVLRPTSLSEFTESVQQIKVSLLQNQVKLLVIDSMAALVSGEHEPGPLRQHPLGWHISFIKSLAEFSRIPIVVTNQVRSQSHDESRQYSFQGQGKGKIVEDPPKHDSHLVAALGIHWAHAVTIRLVLEAKSGQRFMKVAKSPISPPLAFPFNITSSGISLLDDDGTELMGPDINSIHCQGHDDIINSDGGGLH
- the LOC123205274 gene encoding DNA repair protein RAD51 homolog 2 isoform X3 translates to MEQHVQKEQSQGHLPTQLKGLDAALCGGIPFGVLTELVGPSGIGKTQFCLKLSLLASLPAHYGGLGGHVIYIDVESKFSSRRLIEIGAKSYPEIFHTKGMAQEMAGRILVLRPTSLSEFTESVQQIKVSLLQNQVKLLVIDSMAALVSGEHEPGPLRQHPLGWHISFIKSLAEFSRIPIVVTNQVRSQSHDESRQYSFQGQGKGKIVEDPPKHDSHLVAALGIHWAHAVTIRLVLEAKSGQRFMKVAKSPISPPLAFPFNITSSGISLLDDDGTELMGPDINSIHCQGHDDIINSDGGGLH